The proteins below are encoded in one region of Streptomyces ficellus:
- a CDS encoding aspartate aminotransferase family protein, with protein MTPHAAPVTAATTAPAAPGVPDPQAGAAVKAADRAHVFHSWSAQGLIDPLAVAGAEGAYFWDYEGNRYLDFTSGLVYTNIGYQHPRVVAAIQEQAAKLTTFAPAFAIDVRSEAARLIAERTPGDLDKIFFTNGGAEAVENAARMARLHTGRPKIMSAYRSYHGATSTAINLTGDPRRWASDTASAGVVRFWAPFLYRSPFYAETEAQECERALAHLEDTIAFEGPQSIAAIILETVPGTAGIMTPPPGYLAGVRELCDRHGIVLVLDEVMAGFGRTGAWFAADHFGVVPDLLTFAKGVNSGYVPLGGVAISEKIAATFDKRPYPGGLTYSGHPLACAAAVATIQVMEDEKVVEQAAHLGENVLGPGLRALAERHPSVGEVRGLGAFWALDLVRNKETREPLVPYNAQGEANAPMAAFGAACKKNGLWPFINMNRTHAVPACNITEAEAKEGLAALDAALAVADEHTEHTA; from the coding sequence ATGACCCCTCATGCCGCACCCGTCACCGCTGCCACCACCGCACCCGCCGCCCCGGGCGTTCCCGATCCCCAGGCCGGTGCAGCCGTTAAAGCCGCCGACCGCGCCCACGTCTTCCACTCCTGGTCCGCCCAGGGGCTGATCGACCCGCTCGCCGTGGCCGGCGCCGAGGGGGCGTACTTCTGGGACTACGAGGGGAACCGCTACCTCGACTTCACCAGCGGCCTCGTCTACACCAACATCGGCTACCAGCACCCCCGGGTCGTCGCCGCGATCCAGGAGCAGGCCGCGAAGCTGACGACCTTCGCGCCCGCCTTCGCCATCGACGTACGCTCCGAGGCCGCACGCCTCATCGCCGAGCGCACGCCGGGCGACCTCGACAAGATCTTCTTCACCAACGGCGGCGCCGAGGCGGTCGAGAACGCCGCCCGCATGGCCCGGCTGCACACCGGCCGCCCCAAGATCATGAGCGCCTACCGCTCGTACCACGGCGCCACCTCCACCGCGATCAACCTCACCGGCGACCCGCGCCGCTGGGCCTCCGACACCGCCTCCGCCGGCGTCGTGCGCTTCTGGGCGCCCTTCCTCTACCGCTCGCCGTTCTACGCCGAGACCGAGGCGCAGGAGTGCGAGCGCGCCCTGGCGCACCTCGAGGACACCATCGCCTTCGAGGGGCCGCAGTCCATCGCCGCGATCATCCTGGAGACCGTCCCCGGCACCGCCGGCATCATGACCCCGCCGCCCGGCTACCTCGCCGGCGTGCGCGAGCTCTGCGACCGGCACGGCATCGTGCTCGTCCTCGACGAGGTCATGGCGGGCTTCGGCCGCACCGGCGCCTGGTTCGCCGCCGACCACTTCGGCGTCGTCCCCGACCTGCTGACCTTCGCCAAGGGCGTCAACTCCGGGTACGTGCCCCTCGGCGGGGTCGCCATCTCCGAGAAGATCGCCGCCACCTTCGACAAGCGGCCCTACCCCGGCGGCCTCACCTACTCCGGGCACCCGCTCGCCTGCGCGGCCGCCGTCGCCACCATCCAGGTCATGGAGGACGAGAAGGTCGTCGAACAGGCCGCCCACCTCGGTGAGAACGTCCTCGGCCCCGGCCTGCGCGCACTCGCCGAGCGCCACCCCTCCGTCGGCGAGGTGCGCGGCCTCGGCGCCTTCTGGGCGCTGGACCTCGTCCGGAACAAGGAGACGCGCGAGCCGCTCGTCCCGTACAACGCGCAGGGCGAGGCCAACGCCCCCATGGCGGCCTTCGGCGCGGCCTGCAAGAAGAACGGCCTGTGGCCCTTCATCAACATGAACCGCACCCACGCCGTCCCCGCCTGCAACATCACCGAGGCGGAGGCCAAGGAGGGGCTCGCCGCCCTCGACGCGGCCCTCGCGGTCGCCGACGAGCACACCGAGCACACCGCGTAA
- a CDS encoding DJ-1/PfpI family protein, translating into MSGTDTRKTVHLAIYDTLADWETGHATAWLARSGFDIRTVGPTTGPVTSVGGLRITPDLALAELRPEDSALLILPGADLWDTSEDLAPFATAARAFLDAGVPVAAICGATAGLAREGLLDDRPHTSAVSFYLAATGYKGGEHYVDTDAVTDGDLITAGPTEPVAFAREVLGRMGAFEGAKLDAWYRLFHDSDPAAFEELNS; encoded by the coding sequence ATGTCCGGCACCGACACGCGCAAGACCGTCCATCTCGCGATCTACGACACGCTGGCCGACTGGGAGACGGGGCACGCCACCGCGTGGCTGGCCCGCAGCGGGTTCGACATCCGCACGGTCGGGCCCACCACCGGCCCGGTGACCAGCGTCGGCGGACTGCGCATCACCCCCGACCTCGCCCTGGCCGAGCTGCGGCCCGAGGACAGCGCGCTGCTGATCCTCCCGGGCGCCGACCTCTGGGACACGAGCGAGGACCTGGCGCCCTTCGCCACCGCGGCGCGGGCCTTCCTCGACGCGGGTGTGCCGGTGGCCGCGATATGCGGGGCCACCGCCGGCCTGGCTCGCGAGGGCCTGCTCGACGACCGGCCGCACACCAGCGCCGTCTCCTTCTACCTCGCGGCGACGGGCTACAAGGGCGGCGAGCACTACGTCGACACGGACGCGGTCACCGACGGCGACCTCATCACGGCCGGGCCCACGGAGCCGGTGGCCTTCGCCCGCGAGGTCCTGGGCAGGATGGGGGCGTTCGAGGGCGCGAAGCTCGACGCCTGGTACCGGCTGTTCCACGACTCCGACCCGGCCGCCTTCGAGGAGCTGAACTCGTGA
- a CDS encoding MarR family winged helix-turn-helix transcriptional regulator, which yields MSRAERELQDLLSRTALGVFRLNGQFLGVSEKLARPAGITAAWWQVLGAVLSEPLPVSGIARAMGITRQSVQRIADLLVHEGLAEYRPNPAHRRSKLLAPTQLGRGTIARIEPGHAEFATRLAAELGVEAFTETARVLERLSEALDSLTAGPSGGAAGGPSSGPARP from the coding sequence GTGAGCCGTGCCGAGAGGGAGCTCCAGGACCTGCTCAGCCGGACGGCGCTGGGGGTGTTCCGGCTGAACGGCCAGTTCCTCGGCGTCTCCGAGAAGCTGGCCAGGCCGGCCGGGATCACCGCCGCATGGTGGCAGGTCCTCGGGGCGGTGCTGTCCGAGCCGCTGCCGGTCTCCGGGATCGCCCGCGCGATGGGCATCACCCGGCAGAGCGTGCAGCGGATCGCGGACCTGCTGGTCCACGAGGGCCTGGCGGAGTACCGGCCGAACCCGGCGCACCGCCGCTCCAAGCTCCTCGCCCCGACGCAGTTGGGCCGGGGGACGATCGCCCGCATAGAACCGGGCCATGCCGAGTTCGCGACCCGTCTCGCCGCCGAGCTGGGGGTGGAGGCCTTCACCGAGACGGCACGGGTCCTGGAGCGGCTGTCGGAGGCGCTGGACTCCCTCACGGCCGGGCCTTCGGGCGGGGCGGCGGGCGGGCCCTCAAGCGGGCCCGCGCGTCCCTGA
- a CDS encoding putative protein N(5)-glutamine methyltransferase has translation MSATPVSVSFSSTVTRLRAAGCVFAEDEAELLLSTARTPDELDAMIERRVVGHPLEHVLGWAEFHGLRVAVDDGVFVPRRRTEFLVTRAAALTPARRPVVVDLCCGTGALGAALVSALGEAELHAADIDPAAVRCARRNVTAAGGRVYEGDLYDPLPAALRGRVDILLANVPYVPTEEVQLLPAEARVHEARVALDGGADGLDVLRRVAAEAPGWLAPGGSLLFETSEHQAAAATGVVAAAGLAAHVVTCEDLYATVVIAVRV, from the coding sequence ATGTCAGCAACACCGGTATCCGTATCGTTCTCCTCCACCGTCACCAGGCTGCGTGCCGCCGGCTGCGTCTTCGCCGAGGACGAGGCGGAGTTGCTCCTGTCCACCGCCCGCACGCCGGACGAGCTCGACGCCATGATCGAGCGTCGCGTCGTCGGCCATCCCCTTGAACACGTGCTGGGCTGGGCCGAGTTCCACGGTCTGCGCGTCGCCGTGGACGACGGCGTGTTCGTCCCGCGCCGACGCACCGAGTTCCTCGTCACCCGGGCCGCGGCCCTCACCCCGGCCCGGCGGCCCGTGGTGGTGGACCTCTGCTGCGGCACCGGCGCGCTGGGCGCCGCCCTCGTCTCGGCCCTGGGCGAGGCGGAACTGCACGCGGCCGACATCGACCCGGCCGCCGTGCGCTGCGCCCGCCGGAACGTCACCGCGGCGGGAGGGCGGGTGTACGAGGGCGACCTGTACGACCCCCTCCCGGCGGCGCTGCGGGGCCGCGTCGACATACTGCTGGCCAATGTGCCGTACGTCCCGACGGAGGAGGTGCAGTTGCTGCCCGCCGAGGCGCGGGTGCACGAGGCGCGGGTGGCGCTGGACGGGGGCGCGGACGGGTTGGACGTGCTGCGCCGGGTGGCCGCCGAAGCGCCCGGGTGGCTGGCGCCGGGCGGGAGCCTGCTGTTCGAGACCAGCGAGCACCAGGCCGCCGCCGCCACCGGGGTGGTCGCCGCCGCCGGGCTGGCCGCGCATGTGGTGACGTGCGAGGACCTGTACGCCACGGTGGTCATCGCGGTACGGGTGTGA
- a CDS encoding helix-turn-helix domain-containing protein produces the protein MARTENKETAGPATRLVADMARKMRVRKGWTQDQLGKEIGFTGAAVSAMETCAQPASDAMLEQLEKVLGDGLGLFEQARLYVRLDKYPEQFKNYALLEQKAVSLSLYATLVVHGLFQTEAYARALIGGGYPPLPERRVEELVEARMARRELFEREPVALVELVLEESVLRRTIGGAEVMRGQLLHLAECARRRNVTVQVLPLDCGLSGEHAGAYGGMTLIETPEHSHLAYLEPQDESLLIKEPTKVSSYGQRYARIRAQALDPRESLGLIERLAGEAR, from the coding sequence TTGGCGCGGACCGAGAACAAGGAAACGGCGGGTCCGGCGACGCGGCTCGTGGCGGACATGGCACGCAAGATGCGCGTCCGGAAAGGGTGGACACAGGACCAGCTCGGCAAGGAGATCGGTTTCACCGGCGCGGCGGTGAGCGCCATGGAGACCTGCGCCCAGCCGGCGAGCGACGCGATGCTGGAGCAGCTGGAGAAGGTGCTGGGCGACGGACTGGGCCTGTTCGAGCAGGCGCGGCTGTATGTCCGGCTGGACAAGTATCCGGAGCAGTTCAAGAACTACGCGCTGCTGGAGCAGAAGGCGGTGAGCCTGTCGCTGTACGCGACGCTGGTGGTGCACGGGCTGTTCCAGACGGAGGCGTACGCGCGGGCGCTGATCGGCGGTGGGTACCCGCCGCTGCCGGAGCGGCGGGTGGAGGAGCTGGTCGAGGCGAGGATGGCGCGCAGGGAGCTGTTCGAGCGGGAACCGGTGGCGCTGGTCGAGCTGGTGCTGGAGGAGTCGGTGCTGCGCCGCACGATCGGCGGTGCGGAGGTCATGCGGGGGCAGTTGCTGCATCTCGCGGAGTGCGCGCGGAGGCGGAACGTGACGGTTCAGGTGCTGCCACTGGACTGCGGGCTGAGCGGGGAGCACGCTGGCGCATACGGCGGCATGACACTGATCGAAACCCCGGAACACTCTCACCTCGCGTACCTGGAACCCCAGGACGAAAGCCTGTTGATCAAGGAGCCCACAAAGGTCAGCAGCTACGGCCAGCGGTATGCGAGGATCCGAGCACAGGCCCTGGATCCACGTGAATCACTGGGCCTCATCGAGCGGTTGGCAGGAGAGGCGAGATGA
- a CDS encoding DUF397 domain-containing protein — protein sequence MTSTLRWFKSSYSSPSGGECVEVAFDWRTSSYSSSSGGDCVEVAACPHTVRVRDSKNPGGPVLAVTPAAWGSFLDWAE from the coding sequence ATGACCAGCACCCTGCGGTGGTTCAAGTCCAGCTACAGCAGCCCCAGCGGTGGCGAGTGCGTCGAAGTGGCCTTCGACTGGCGTACGTCCTCGTACAGCAGCTCCAGCGGCGGCGACTGCGTCGAGGTGGCCGCCTGCCCCCACACCGTGCGCGTCCGTGACTCCAAGAACCCGGGCGGTCCCGTCCTCGCCGTCACCCCGGCGGCCTGGGGGTCCTTCCTCGACTGGGCCGAGTAG
- a CDS encoding SRPBCC family protein, translating into MSAIRQSVEISRRPEDVFSYLTDTSHMPEWQESALSVTPAGGGPTGGLGSRVMVTRQMGRRRMPMTMEMSEYDPPRRFRMDGIDGPVRGHVQGTVEPIGDGERSRVTLDLDFESHGIGKVLVPLMVRPHVKKELPKNEQHLKDILEARP; encoded by the coding sequence ATGTCCGCGATCAGGCAGAGCGTCGAGATCTCGCGTCGTCCCGAGGACGTCTTCTCCTATCTGACCGACACCTCCCACATGCCCGAGTGGCAGGAGAGCGCCCTGTCGGTCACCCCGGCCGGAGGCGGCCCCACCGGCGGCCTGGGCTCCCGGGTCATGGTGACCCGGCAGATGGGCCGTCGGCGGATGCCGATGACCATGGAGATGAGCGAGTACGACCCGCCTCGGCGCTTCCGTATGGACGGGATCGACGGCCCTGTCCGGGGCCATGTGCAGGGGACGGTCGAGCCGATCGGCGACGGCGAGCGGTCGCGCGTGACGCTGGACCTGGACTTCGAGTCGCACGGCATCGGGAAGGTGCTCGTGCCGCTGATGGTCCGCCCGCATGTGAAGAAGGAACTGCCGAAGAACGAGCAGCACCTCAAGGACATCCTGGAGGCACGCCCGTAG